A region of the Pricia mediterranea genome:
ATACTTCGTAGTGCCCGTGCCCCCAATGGGTATGTTCACGTATAATGCGGAAACCCGCAGCATGGACATGAAAGGCACAGTCGAAGAACTGGCCGATATCCTGGACCAGCTGGGTGAAAAAGCCAACGCGGCAGGGCTAAAACTACTCTATCATAACCACGATTTTGAATTCAAGCAAAATAAGGACGGGGTCGTCATTATCGATTATCTATTGGAAAACTGCGACCCAGAGCTGGTCAATTTTCAGATGGACCTCTATTGGGTGGCTAAGGCGGGGGCCGACCCGGTCGCCTATTTTGAGAAATACCCGGGCCGTTTCAAGGAATGGCACGTCAAGGATATGGACGACCAGGGCCGTTTTGCCCCTATCGGCAAGGGCAGCATCGATTTTGAAAGTATTTTAGCCCAAAAGGAGCTTTCGGGGATGGAATATTACTTTGTGGAGCAGGATAAAACCTTCGATGGACTACAACCCTTAGAGGCCATTGAAATTAGCCATGAGGGTATCAAAAACATCGGGTTTGAATAAATCTTGGCCTAAATCGATATCAGTGGGCCCATCACCAATGTACTTCAGGGATGCGACACCATAGAAAGTAATTTACGACATGAAATTTATCTATCTCATCGCGATTTTGACGCTTACAGGGCAGCACACTTTCGGACAGGTTCGGTTGAAGGTGGCCGTAGTCGGCCTGAGCCACGACCATGCCCATGAAATAATGCGAGCCTATAGCGGTGACAGAATAGACTTGTTGGGCATAGCGGAAAAGAACCAGGATTTGATCGCCCGTTACCAAAAGGACTATCAAGTGCCCGACCATCTTTTTTTTTCCGATACGGCGACGATGCTCAATGAGGTGACGCCCGACGTGGTTATGGCCTATAATCCCATCAATGAACATTTGGCGGTAGCAGAAGTATGCCTGCCCATGAAGATTCCGTTGATGGTGGAAAAACCTTTGGCGACCACGGTGGCCGATGCCGAAAAAATGGCCAAACTGGCCCGCGATAACGATACTTATCTGTTGACCAACTTCGAGACTACTTGGTACGCCAGCAATCAACGGTTAAAGACCATGGTGGGGGAGTCCGCTTTCGGAAATATAACCAAAATGATTGCCAAAGACGGACACGAAGGCCCCAAGGAAATCGGTTGTAGCAAAGAATTTCTCTCCTGGCTCACCGACCCGATAAAAAATGGAGGGGGAGCGGTGATGGATTTCGGTTGTTACGGGGCCAATTTGATGACCTGGCTCCAGAAGGGCAAACGACCGATTGCGGTGACAGCGGTACTGAAACAAATGAAACCGGAAGTGTATCCGAATGTCGATGACGACGCTACGATTACGTTGG
Encoded here:
- a CDS encoding Gfo/Idh/MocA family protein, whose protein sequence is MKFIYLIAILTLTGQHTFGQVRLKVAVVGLSHDHAHEIMRAYSGDRIDLLGIAEKNQDLIARYQKDYQVPDHLFFSDTATMLNEVTPDVVMAYNPINEHLAVAEVCLPMKIPLMVEKPLATTVADAEKMAKLARDNDTYLLTNFETTWYASNQRLKTMVGESAFGNITKMIAKDGHEGPKEIGCSKEFLSWLTDPIKNGGGAVMDFGCYGANLMTWLQKGKRPIAVTAVLKQMKPEVYPNVDDDATITLEYENAIGIIEASWNWSYGIKSLEVYGASASYHAPNGKTLIKNTNAVDGDEINVAQNDYQDHITYLEAVLSGNLKPENDLSSLSNNLIVVEILEAAKKSAETGMRVEL
- a CDS encoding sugar phosphate isomerase/epimerase family protein, coding for MKKATSLLCLKSIALALIFIGLSCKDNPSKKTTADTSAVENGTSVSGSERLGGLALYTVRDAMGDNPKETLQKVARAGYKNIEAAGYKDGTFYGMAPKDFKSYVDSLGLAPVSTHQGSVNLENADAMMADVKAAGFEYFVVPVPPMGMFTYNAETRSMDMKGTVEELADILDQLGEKANAAGLKLLYHNHDFEFKQNKDGVVIIDYLLENCDPELVNFQMDLYWVAKAGADPVAYFEKYPGRFKEWHVKDMDDQGRFAPIGKGSIDFESILAQKELSGMEYYFVEQDKTFDGLQPLEAIEISHEGIKNIGFE